Proteins from one Streptomyces sp. NBC_00289 genomic window:
- a CDS encoding tetratricopeptide repeat protein, whose protein sequence is MNQDWEDRVNAAWATFDDYAEADAADFRAVVDALVAELPDDSPLGPFEQACAWDSTGHSDRAAPLYREALALGLSEASGYKGRRAKIQLSSSLRNIGEAEEGVKLLTAELDAPSDELDDAVRACLALCLSSLGRDREGLSLALGALAPHLPRYQRSMANYARLLVEPEA, encoded by the coding sequence GTGAACCAAGACTGGGAAGACCGTGTGAATGCCGCCTGGGCAACGTTCGACGACTACGCCGAGGCGGACGCGGCCGACTTCCGGGCGGTGGTCGACGCGCTGGTCGCCGAGCTGCCGGACGACAGTCCGCTCGGCCCCTTCGAGCAGGCCTGCGCATGGGACTCCACGGGTCACTCGGACCGGGCGGCCCCGCTGTACCGGGAGGCGCTGGCGCTCGGGCTCAGCGAGGCCAGCGGCTACAAGGGCCGCCGGGCCAAGATCCAACTGTCCAGCTCGCTGCGCAACATCGGGGAGGCGGAAGAGGGCGTCAAACTCCTGACCGCCGAACTGGACGCCCCCTCGGACGAGTTGGACGACGCCGTCCGGGCGTGTCTCGCGCTGTGTCTGTCCAGTCTCGGCCGGGACCGCGAGGGTCTCTCCCTGGCGCTCGGCGCACTGGCTCCCCATCTGCCGCGCTACCAGCGCTCCATGGCGAACTACGCCCGGCTGCTCGTGGAGCCCGAGGCGTAA
- a CDS encoding SpoIIE family protein phosphatase → MDVNGKLTDAIVLIVDDVEASRFAMSTVLRRAGHKVVAVGGGAEALGELDVRLRKGTLPDVALVDVHLPDMSGFELCRLLKQRPRMADLPVVHFSALAAAPVDRCQALEEGAEAYLTVPAEPEEIESAVRAAVRAARLRADDQALVRRLTLLSETIVTIQAARSLPELVAAAAEGTARITGTPAAVFVLDQDDELYRGLSRERGAVALPDEGAHQTVASLLRRLSRGHSGVRITTVPAPLWPTGFFRPGVQHDARLALALTQDGQAPVCLTAPTRGLRRAGPEAEALLAQLAQATAFAAQPLLMYQVERHVALTLQHSFLPQPHRLPELPGVDVAVRYVPASRQTEIGGDFYAALRTDGGVLTAVGDVVGHSLDAATVMVEIRHALRAYCVEESDPAVLAERLDRMLQRYHPDVTATVCLVLIDPATGRTRVANAGHIPPLIVRDSGGADFIKAVGPLLGVGLPHPAPTELFLEPTDRLLMVTDGLIETRGTDLGVSMEQLRAAAAGALPGLGALCDTLLASFGHDREDDIAMLALRLTN, encoded by the coding sequence ATGGACGTCAACGGCAAGCTGACAGACGCGATCGTGCTCATCGTGGACGACGTGGAGGCCAGCCGGTTCGCGATGAGCACCGTGCTGCGGCGCGCCGGCCACAAGGTCGTCGCGGTCGGCGGCGGCGCCGAGGCGCTCGGCGAACTCGACGTACGTCTGCGCAAGGGCACCCTCCCCGACGTGGCCCTCGTCGACGTGCACCTGCCGGACATGAGCGGCTTCGAACTGTGCCGGCTGCTCAAGCAACGGCCGCGGATGGCCGACCTGCCCGTCGTGCACTTCTCGGCCCTCGCCGCCGCCCCGGTCGACCGCTGCCAGGCGCTGGAGGAGGGCGCCGAGGCGTATCTCACCGTGCCCGCCGAGCCCGAGGAGATCGAGTCGGCGGTCCGGGCCGCCGTGCGGGCCGCCCGGCTGCGGGCCGACGACCAGGCGCTGGTACGGCGGCTGACGCTGCTCTCGGAGACGATCGTCACCATCCAGGCGGCGCGCTCCCTGCCGGAACTCGTCGCCGCCGCCGCCGAGGGCACCGCGCGGATCACCGGCACCCCCGCCGCCGTCTTCGTCCTCGACCAGGACGACGAGCTGTACCGCGGTCTCTCCCGCGAGCGCGGCGCGGTCGCGCTGCCGGACGAGGGCGCCCACCAGACCGTGGCCAGTCTGCTCCGGCGGCTCAGCCGAGGGCACTCCGGAGTACGGATCACCACCGTCCCCGCGCCCCTGTGGCCCACCGGATTCTTCCGGCCCGGCGTGCAGCACGACGCCCGCCTGGCACTGGCCCTCACCCAGGACGGCCAGGCCCCGGTCTGCCTGACCGCGCCCACCCGCGGGCTGCGCCGGGCGGGCCCCGAGGCCGAGGCACTGCTGGCCCAGCTCGCCCAGGCCACCGCGTTCGCCGCCCAGCCACTGCTCATGTACCAGGTCGAGCGACACGTCGCCCTCACCCTCCAGCACAGCTTCCTGCCCCAGCCGCACCGGCTGCCCGAACTGCCGGGCGTGGACGTCGCGGTCCGCTACGTGCCCGCCTCCCGGCAGACCGAGATCGGCGGCGACTTCTACGCCGCGCTGCGCACCGACGGAGGCGTGCTCACCGCGGTCGGCGACGTCGTCGGGCACTCGCTGGACGCGGCGACCGTCATGGTCGAGATACGGCACGCGCTGCGCGCCTACTGCGTCGAGGAGAGCGACCCGGCCGTGCTCGCCGAGCGTCTCGACCGGATGCTCCAGCGCTACCACCCGGACGTCACGGCCACCGTCTGCCTGGTCCTGATCGATCCGGCCACCGGGCGCACCCGAGTCGCCAACGCGGGCCACATCCCGCCGCTCATCGTGCGGGACAGCGGCGGCGCCGACTTCATCAAGGCCGTCGGACCGCTGCTCGGCGTGGGCCTGCCCCATCCGGCTCCGACCGAACTGTTCCTCGAACCCACCGACCGGCTTCTCATGGTCACCGACGGACTGATCGAGACCCGGGGCACCGACCTCGGGGTCTCGATGGAACAGCTCCGCGCGGCCGCCGCCGGTGCGCTGCCCGGCCTGGGCGCCCTGTGCGACACGCTCCTGGCCTCCTTCGGCCACGACCGCGAGGACGACATCGCCATGCTGGCTCTGCGCCTGACGAACTAG
- a CDS encoding 2Fe-2S iron-sulfur cluster-binding protein: protein MPKLWTVTAVVGATLLARRAVRRRIRTSPLWPVPALATPVSGRPRSRTLKVLVTSRETVADGVVLLRLEGHDLPPWEPGAHLDLVLPSGLVRQYSLCGDPRDTTSYTVATRLAADGRGGSREVHERVREGTWLEVRGPRNRFPLVPADSYVFVVGGIGITPVLPMLRSLPDGVEWRLLYGGRTRGSMPFLEELGKLGGTGRVTVVAEDEAGVPDLDALFADLPAGAAVYCCGPQGLMRAVEERLPAGAALHLERFAPGTPSSGDGAFEIELRRSGRTLTVPAESTVLAAVRAELPDTVYSCEQGFCGTCRQRVLAGEVDHRDELLTDGERADSMLICVSRARGDRLVLDM, encoded by the coding sequence ATGCCGAAGCTGTGGACCGTCACGGCCGTCGTGGGCGCCACGCTGCTCGCCCGGCGGGCGGTGCGGCGCCGCATACGCACCTCGCCGCTGTGGCCGGTGCCCGCCCTCGCAACACCCGTCTCCGGCCGGCCGCGGTCCCGGACACTGAAGGTGCTGGTCACCTCACGGGAGACGGTGGCCGACGGGGTCGTCCTGCTCCGACTGGAGGGGCACGACCTGCCGCCCTGGGAGCCGGGGGCCCATCTCGACCTGGTGCTTCCGTCGGGGCTGGTACGGCAGTACTCGTTGTGCGGCGACCCGCGGGACACCACGTCGTACACCGTCGCCACCCGGCTGGCGGCGGACGGGCGGGGCGGCTCGCGCGAGGTGCACGAGCGGGTGCGCGAGGGGACGTGGCTGGAGGTGCGGGGGCCGCGGAACCGGTTCCCGCTGGTGCCGGCCGACTCCTACGTCTTCGTCGTCGGGGGCATCGGGATCACCCCCGTCCTGCCGATGCTGCGGTCCCTGCCGGACGGCGTCGAGTGGCGGCTGCTCTACGGCGGGCGCACGCGGGGCTCGATGCCGTTCCTGGAGGAGCTCGGGAAGCTGGGCGGGACGGGGAGGGTCACCGTCGTCGCCGAGGACGAGGCGGGAGTGCCCGACCTCGACGCGCTGTTCGCGGACCTTCCGGCGGGCGCCGCCGTCTACTGCTGCGGGCCACAAGGGCTGATGAGGGCGGTCGAGGAGCGGCTGCCGGCGGGGGCCGCGCTGCACCTGGAGCGGTTCGCGCCGGGCACGCCGTCGTCCGGCGACGGCGCCTTCGAGATCGAACTGCGGCGCAGCGGCCGGACGTTGACCGTACCCGCCGAGTCCACCGTGCTGGCCGCCGTGCGCGCGGAGCTGCCGGACACCGTCTACTCCTGCGAGCAGGGCTTCTGCGGGACGTGCCGGCAGCGGGTGCTGGCGGGAGAGGTGGATCACCGGGACGAGCTGCTGACCGACGGGGAGCGGGCGGACTCGATGCTCATCTGTGTGTCGCGGGCCCGGGGCGATCGCCTTGTGCTGGATATGTGA
- a CDS encoding DUF1996 domain-containing protein, giving the protein MGRNTRKRRTPLANKAIAASAALALGGGGLIWANFYASAHESNSSSQNQTKAAAAQVATISCPDVGQKLTNVPNGARSGVDKELANLDKQITEAYARLASTRQAQTNDASFVQNAIVGPLKEKRNATIDRIRINIQRVGGTFNNSVSQLAACTTQNANNTTAGGQQNGGQQNNNGGQQNNGGQQQGGGATASAAPSQGAGQNNGGQQAGNGGQAGNGPVAADFVDITKVQANVKAKPRKSGNASTGTFTTRCGVNANGSHNTDNVIVAPGVKNGAHHLHDYVGNQTNDAFSNNNTFAGGETTCQNQQDKSLYYWPVVRVQDGTQDFDQNNDGGGKEGNVGKILVAKQAQIKFVGSPTSKVVAMPQFLRIITGDAKTTTNGLANANAHWSCTGFENKVQLTEQYPICPKGSSVVRTFAFQSCWDGQNIDSANHRTHVAFADANGNCANGFKAIPQLTMRLVYDVPTPVLANGQIKNPYAVDGFPEQLHKPSTDHDDFINVMNANLNNKVANCVNTGKNCQ; this is encoded by the coding sequence ATGGGACGCAACACACGCAAACGCCGCACGCCGCTGGCCAACAAGGCCATAGCCGCATCTGCGGCCCTAGCGCTCGGTGGGGGCGGGCTGATCTGGGCAAACTTCTACGCTTCTGCGCATGAGTCCAACAGCTCGTCGCAGAACCAGACGAAGGCCGCCGCCGCGCAGGTCGCGACGATTTCCTGCCCCGACGTGGGCCAGAAGCTGACGAACGTGCCCAACGGGGCACGTTCCGGCGTCGACAAGGAGTTGGCGAACCTCGACAAGCAGATCACCGAGGCCTACGCCCGCCTCGCCTCCACGCGCCAGGCACAGACGAACGACGCGAGCTTCGTGCAGAACGCGATCGTCGGCCCGCTCAAGGAGAAGCGGAACGCGACCATCGACCGCATCCGGATCAACATCCAGCGGGTCGGCGGCACGTTCAACAACTCGGTGAGCCAGCTCGCCGCCTGCACCACCCAGAACGCGAACAACACCACCGCGGGCGGCCAGCAGAACGGCGGCCAGCAGAACAACAACGGTGGTCAGCAGAACAACGGCGGCCAGCAGCAGGGCGGTGGCGCCACCGCCAGCGCCGCTCCCAGCCAGGGCGCCGGCCAGAACAACGGCGGCCAGCAGGCGGGCAACGGCGGCCAGGCCGGCAACGGCCCGGTGGCGGCCGACTTCGTGGACATCACGAAGGTGCAGGCGAACGTGAAGGCCAAGCCGCGCAAGTCCGGCAACGCCTCCACCGGCACCTTCACCACCAGGTGCGGTGTGAACGCCAACGGCAGCCACAACACCGACAACGTGATCGTGGCGCCCGGCGTGAAGAACGGCGCGCACCACCTGCACGACTACGTCGGCAACCAGACCAACGACGCCTTCTCGAACAACAACACGTTCGCGGGGGGCGAGACCACCTGCCAGAACCAGCAGGACAAGTCGCTGTACTACTGGCCGGTCGTCCGTGTGCAGGACGGCACGCAGGACTTCGACCAGAACAACGACGGCGGTGGCAAGGAAGGCAACGTCGGCAAGATCCTGGTCGCCAAGCAGGCTCAGATCAAGTTCGTCGGCAGCCCGACCAGCAAGGTCGTCGCGATGCCGCAGTTCCTGCGCATCATCACCGGTGACGCCAAGACCACGACCAACGGTCTGGCGAACGCCAACGCGCACTGGAGCTGCACGGGCTTCGAGAACAAGGTGCAGCTCACCGAGCAGTACCCGATCTGCCCGAAGGGCAGCAGCGTGGTGCGCACGTTCGCCTTCCAGTCCTGCTGGGACGGTCAGAACATCGACAGCGCCAACCACCGCACGCACGTCGCCTTCGCCGACGCCAACGGCAACTGCGCGAACGGCTTCAAGGCCATCCCGCAGCTGACGATGCGCCTGGTCTACGACGTTCCCACCCCGGTCCTGGCGAACGGGCAGATCAAGAACCCCTACGCGGTCGACGGTTTCCCGGAGCAGCTCCACAAGCCGTCCACCGACCACGACGACTTCATCAACGTGATGAACGCGAACCTGAACAACAAGGTCGCGAACTGCGTCAACACCGGCAAGAACTGCCAGTGA
- a CDS encoding metal-dependent hydrolase, producing MSNNQARLPRPVESERTSLKARKVSFSWEGTPLHWVPGDPFAAHTMNVLHLLLPAGERWFVHVYKQVLPHIRDERLRADVIGFIGQEAMHSQAHDEVLPHLRELGLDPTPYTAQVDWLFEKMLGDRRLPPGRARRWWLMERVAIIAAIEHYTAFLGNWILNAEELDRRGADPTMLDLLRWHGAEEVEHRSVAFELFQHVDGSYRRRVRTWATAFAALLFLWQRGARFFMANDPTLTDGKASFRDFYVRGRRGTLPATGDMLKSVPRYLSRSYHPSQEGSTAQAHAYLASSPAALAADAAAADAAASAASAASAAEKGTA from the coding sequence ATGTCTAACAACCAGGCCCGGCTGCCCCGGCCGGTCGAGTCCGAGCGGACCTCGCTCAAGGCGCGGAAGGTGTCCTTCTCCTGGGAGGGCACCCCGCTGCACTGGGTGCCGGGAGATCCCTTCGCCGCGCACACCATGAATGTGCTGCATCTCCTGCTGCCCGCCGGCGAGCGGTGGTTCGTGCACGTCTACAAGCAGGTGCTGCCCCACATCCGGGACGAGCGGCTGCGCGCGGACGTCATCGGGTTCATCGGGCAGGAGGCGATGCACTCCCAGGCGCACGACGAGGTGCTGCCGCACCTGAGGGAGCTCGGACTCGACCCGACGCCGTACACCGCGCAGGTCGACTGGCTGTTCGAGAAAATGCTCGGTGACCGGCGGCTGCCGCCGGGCAGGGCACGCAGATGGTGGCTGATGGAGCGGGTCGCGATCATCGCGGCGATCGAGCACTACACCGCCTTCCTCGGCAACTGGATACTGAACGCCGAGGAGTTGGACCGGCGCGGCGCCGACCCGACGATGCTGGACCTGCTGCGCTGGCACGGCGCCGAGGAGGTCGAGCACCGGTCCGTGGCCTTCGAGTTGTTCCAGCACGTCGACGGGAGCTACCGGCGGCGCGTCCGGACCTGGGCGACCGCGTTCGCGGCGCTGCTGTTCCTCTGGCAACGCGGGGCCCGCTTCTTCATGGCGAACGACCCCACGCTCACCGACGGGAAGGCCTCGTTCAGGGACTTCTACGTGCGCGGCAGGCGCGGCACGCTTCCGGCGACCGGGGACATGCTCAAGTCCGTCCCGCGCTATCTGAGCCGCTCGTACCACCCGTCCCAGGAGGGCTCCACCGCCCAGGCTCACGCCTACCTCGCCTCCTCCCCCGCCGCGCTCGCCGCCGACGCCGCCGCTGCCGACGCCGCCGCCTCCGCCGCCTCCGCCGCCTCCGCCGCGGAGAAGGGGACGGCGTGA
- a CDS encoding 5-carboxymethyl-2-hydroxymuconate Delta-isomerase has protein sequence MPQITVERSPGLDHVDWNAFALALHPLVVEVAAARLEACKTRVLRTEDEVVGDEGTTGQGGPAIVHVTLALLAGRSEETKAELTEAVLDLLRKHVEPSDGVSKVYASAEVRDLDPSYRSFQS, from the coding sequence ATGCCGCAGATCACCGTCGAACGCTCCCCGGGGCTCGATCACGTCGACTGGAACGCGTTCGCGCTCGCCCTGCACCCGTTGGTCGTCGAGGTGGCGGCCGCGCGGCTCGAGGCGTGCAAGACGCGCGTCCTGCGGACCGAGGACGAAGTGGTGGGAGACGAGGGGACAACGGGGCAGGGCGGGCCGGCCATCGTGCACGTCACGCTGGCCCTGCTCGCCGGCCGCTCCGAGGAGACCAAGGCCGAGCTCACCGAAGCCGTACTGGATCTGCTGCGCAAGCACGTCGAGCCGAGCGACGGGGTGTCGAAGGTGTACGCGTCCGCCGAGGTCCGCGACCTCGATCCGTCGTACCGCAGTTTCCAGAGCTGA
- a CDS encoding sensor histidine kinase: MTNTKGADGRSRARETVLAAGRGLALAVVSLPSAVLCLCLCLVSMALIPIGVGAFTTPYVVKGVRAYADRRRALAERWGGVRIPSAYRPVPETANPFRRTSALLRDPSTWRDLRWLPVDMTAGFLTALLPAVLVLYPLEGFALAAGLWRTMTAGPYGAYGPYWYGFVPVSDQATAFGAAALGAVILVAAPRFTGRALQVHFRLTEAMLAPGRAELAQRVRALTESRRDAVDTSAAELRRIERDLHDGAQARLVAMGMDLGTAEMLVDKNPEQAKELLAQARHSSAEALSELRDLVRGIHPPVLAERGLGDAVRALALRLPVTTEVSVDLGAGRADAPVESAAYFAVSELLTNAVKHSGADRIWVDLHHEAGRLRISVTDDGAGGAAIGAGSGLAGVERRLGTFDGVLAVSSPAGGPTMVTMEIPCVLS, from the coding sequence ATGACCAACACCAAGGGCGCCGACGGCCGTTCGAGGGCCCGGGAGACGGTGCTCGCCGCCGGGCGGGGCCTCGCGCTGGCCGTCGTGTCGCTGCCGTCGGCCGTCCTCTGCCTCTGCCTCTGCCTCGTGTCCATGGCCCTGATACCGATCGGGGTCGGAGCCTTCACCACGCCGTACGTGGTGAAGGGAGTGCGCGCCTACGCCGACCGGCGGCGGGCGCTCGCCGAGCGGTGGGGCGGGGTGCGCATCCCGTCGGCGTACCGGCCGGTTCCCGAGACCGCCAACCCGTTCAGGCGCACCTCCGCGCTGTTGCGCGACCCGTCGACGTGGCGGGACCTGCGGTGGCTTCCGGTGGACATGACGGCGGGCTTCCTGACCGCTCTGCTGCCGGCCGTCCTGGTCCTCTATCCGCTGGAGGGGTTCGCGCTGGCGGCCGGTCTGTGGCGGACCATGACGGCGGGACCGTACGGCGCGTACGGACCGTACTGGTACGGCTTCGTGCCCGTCAGCGATCAGGCGACCGCGTTCGGCGCCGCCGCCCTGGGGGCCGTCATCCTCGTCGCCGCCCCCCGCTTCACCGGGCGCGCGCTCCAGGTGCACTTCCGCCTCACCGAGGCCATGCTCGCCCCGGGGCGGGCCGAACTGGCCCAACGTGTAAGAGCGTTGACCGAGAGCCGGCGGGACGCCGTGGACACCTCGGCCGCCGAGCTGCGGCGTATCGAGCGGGATCTGCACGATGGCGCCCAGGCCCGGCTGGTCGCGATGGGCATGGATCTCGGCACCGCCGAGATGCTCGTCGACAAGAACCCGGAGCAGGCCAAGGAGCTTCTGGCGCAGGCCCGTCATTCGTCCGCCGAGGCGCTCTCCGAACTGCGCGATCTGGTCCGTGGCATCCACCCGCCGGTGCTGGCCGAGCGCGGACTCGGCGACGCGGTACGGGCGTTGGCGCTGCGGCTGCCGGTCACCACCGAGGTGAGCGTCGATCTCGGGGCCGGCCGCGCGGACGCGCCCGTGGAGTCGGCGGCCTACTTCGCCGTGAGCGAGCTGCTCACCAACGCGGTCAAGCACTCCGGCGCCGACCGGATCTGGGTCGACCTCCACCACGAGGCGGGTCGGCTGCGGATCTCCGTCACCGACGACGGCGCGGGCGGCGCGGCGATCGGGGCCGGCTCGGGTCTCGCCGGTGTCGAGCGGCGACTGGGTACATTCGACGGCGTCCTGGCCGTCAGCTCCCCTGCCGGCGGTCCCACCATGGTGACCATGGAGATCCCTTGCGTGTTGTCCTAG
- a CDS encoding winged helix-turn-helix domain-containing protein, whose protein sequence is MATTRSFSTATLPSPSTPAAAGTARHRLRAVDRDEVIDVADFLPPGATWLPAPQHTLPTLPGRPPMIGYLVLVPADQRPPFLPVAVPDQPEAPPAAGLAGDLLVRVDTVQRTAEVDGRALDLTYLEFELLSHLVAHPNRVHTRDQLVTTVWGYGHVGDGRTVDVHIARLRRKLGAEHRSAIQTVRRVGYKYTPPTGH, encoded by the coding sequence ATGGCGACCACTCGTTCTTTCTCCACCGCCACTCTTCCCTCCCCGTCCACCCCCGCGGCGGCCGGGACCGCCCGGCACCGGCTGCGCGCCGTCGACCGGGACGAGGTGATCGACGTCGCGGACTTCCTGCCCCCGGGTGCCACCTGGCTGCCCGCGCCCCAGCACACCCTGCCCACCCTGCCGGGCCGGCCGCCGATGATCGGCTACCTGGTGCTGGTCCCCGCCGACCAGCGGCCGCCGTTCCTGCCGGTGGCGGTGCCCGACCAGCCGGAGGCACCCCCGGCGGCCGGCCTCGCGGGCGACCTGCTCGTGCGCGTCGACACCGTGCAGCGCACCGCCGAGGTGGACGGACGCGCGCTCGACCTCACCTACCTGGAGTTCGAGCTGCTCTCGCACCTCGTCGCGCACCCGAACCGGGTGCACACCCGCGACCAGCTGGTCACCACGGTGTGGGGCTACGGGCACGTGGGCGACGGCCGTACCGTCGACGTCCACATCGCCCGGCTGCGCCGCAAGCTGGGCGCCGAGCACCGGTCCGCTATCCAGACGGTGCGCCGGGTGGGCTACAAGTACACACCGCCGACGGGGCACTGA
- a CDS encoding TetR/AcrR family transcriptional regulator has product MTTGVRRRMGVDERRQQLIGVALELFSRRSPDEVSIDEIASAAGISRPLVYHYFPGKLSLYEAALKRASEDLAGRFSEPRQGPLGARLLRVMRRYFDFVDDHGPGFSALMRGGPAVGSSTTNALIDSVRQAAYVQILSHLGVDDPPARLELVIRSWISLAESTALIWLDGRRIPRGELEVQLVHDFAALAAVSAAYDEEMTALLRRILRDEPSDGPFGDLAVRLIALAS; this is encoded by the coding sequence ATGACTACCGGGGTGCGCCGCAGAATGGGCGTCGACGAGCGGCGACAGCAGCTGATCGGGGTCGCCCTCGAACTGTTCAGCCGCCGCTCGCCCGACGAGGTCTCCATCGACGAGATAGCGTCGGCGGCGGGCATCTCGCGTCCGTTGGTCTACCACTACTTCCCCGGCAAACTCAGCCTGTACGAGGCCGCGTTGAAGCGCGCCTCGGAGGATCTGGCCGGCCGGTTCAGCGAACCGCGCCAGGGCCCGCTGGGGGCCCGGCTGCTGCGGGTGATGCGCCGGTACTTCGACTTCGTCGACGACCACGGGCCGGGCTTCTCGGCGCTGATGCGCGGCGGGCCGGCCGTCGGCTCCTCGACGACGAACGCGCTCATCGACTCGGTACGGCAGGCCGCGTATGTCCAGATCCTTTCGCATCTGGGCGTGGACGATCCGCCCGCCCGACTGGAACTGGTCATCCGCTCCTGGATCTCGCTCGCCGAGTCGACGGCGCTGATCTGGCTCGACGGTCGTCGCATCCCACGCGGTGAGCTGGAGGTGCAGCTCGTGCACGACTTCGCGGCGCTGGCCGCCGTCAGCGCCGCCTACGACGAGGAGATGACCGCCCTGCTGCGCCGGATCCTGAGGGACGAACCGTCGGACGGACCGTTCGGCGACCTGGCCGTCCGACTGATCGCCCTCGCGTCCTGA
- a CDS encoding LuxR C-terminal-related transcriptional regulator — translation MRVVLAEDLFLLRDGLVRLLEAYDFEITAAVESGPELERALAELEPDVAVVDVRLPPTHTDEGLQCALRARREKPGFPVLVLSQHVEQLYARELLADGQGGVGYLLKDRVFDAEQFVDAVRRVAAGGTAMDPQVIQQLLARRAAGDRPLGRITPRELEVLELMAQGRSNAAIAGQLVVTERAVAKHTSNIFAKLGLEVSDDDNRRVLAVLAYLDRGAAQTP, via the coding sequence TTGCGTGTTGTCCTAGCCGAGGACCTCTTCCTGCTGCGGGACGGTCTCGTCCGGCTGCTGGAGGCCTACGACTTCGAGATCACCGCCGCCGTCGAGAGCGGACCCGAACTGGAGCGGGCGCTCGCCGAACTCGAACCGGACGTCGCCGTGGTCGATGTGCGGCTCCCGCCCACGCACACGGACGAGGGCCTGCAGTGCGCGCTCCGGGCCCGCCGCGAGAAGCCCGGGTTTCCGGTCCTCGTCCTGTCGCAGCACGTGGAGCAGCTGTACGCGCGTGAGCTGCTCGCCGACGGGCAAGGCGGAGTGGGCTATCTGCTCAAGGACCGGGTGTTCGACGCGGAGCAGTTCGTGGACGCCGTACGGCGGGTCGCGGCGGGCGGTACGGCCATGGATCCGCAGGTGATCCAGCAGTTGCTGGCGCGCCGGGCGGCCGGCGACCGGCCGCTGGGGCGGATCACCCCGCGCGAGCTGGAGGTGCTGGAGCTGATGGCGCAGGGCCGCTCCAACGCGGCGATCGCCGGGCAGCTCGTGGTCACGGAACGGGCCGTCGCCAAACACACCTCCAACATCTTCGCCAAACTGGGACTCGAGGTGTCGGACGACGACAATCGCCGCGTACTGGCGGTGCTGGCCTATCTGGACCGTGGAGCGGCCCAAACCCCCTGA
- a CDS encoding NAD-dependent epimerase/dehydratase family protein, with translation MRLLVLGGSEFAGRAVVEAALGRGWDVTVLNRGRHAPAPGARSLTGDRTAPGGLDVLAEGDWDAVVDTWSAAPRAVHEAARLLRGRARRYVYVSSCSVYSWAPPAGYAENAPVVEGADPDAGQTDYARDKRGGELAVADAFGAEASVLVRAGLILGPYENVGRLPWWLTRIARGGQVLAPGPRDLPLQYVDVRDLAEWILGAVERELSGPYNLMSPQGHATMGELLEACVRATGSDAVLRWTAPEIILDAGIQPWTELPVWVPPGTDMHDALHAADVSRAVATGLSCRPVEETVADTWDWLRSIGGTAPQRPDRPRKSLDPEVEAKVLATATAGGSRSGGVPGTTP, from the coding sequence ATGAGACTTCTGGTGCTGGGTGGTTCGGAGTTCGCGGGACGGGCCGTCGTCGAGGCGGCCCTCGGGCGCGGCTGGGACGTGACCGTTCTCAACCGGGGGCGGCACGCACCGGCCCCCGGCGCCCGGTCGCTGACCGGTGACCGCACCGCGCCCGGAGGCCTCGACGTCCTGGCCGAGGGCGACTGGGACGCCGTCGTCGACACCTGGTCGGCGGCGCCCCGCGCGGTGCACGAGGCGGCACGGCTGCTGCGCGGCCGCGCCCGCCGGTACGTGTACGTGTCGAGTTGCTCGGTGTACTCCTGGGCCCCGCCCGCCGGGTACGCCGAGAACGCGCCCGTGGTCGAGGGGGCCGACCCGGACGCCGGACAGACCGACTACGCCCGGGACAAGCGCGGCGGTGAGCTGGCCGTCGCCGACGCCTTCGGCGCGGAGGCCTCCGTCCTCGTACGGGCCGGGCTGATCCTCGGCCCGTACGAGAACGTCGGCCGGCTGCCCTGGTGGCTGACCCGGATCGCCCGCGGCGGCCAGGTCCTCGCCCCCGGCCCGCGTGATCTGCCCCTGCAGTACGTGGACGTCCGCGATCTCGCCGAGTGGATACTCGGCGCGGTCGAGCGGGAGCTGAGCGGGCCGTACAACCTGATGAGCCCGCAGGGACACGCGACGATGGGCGAACTGCTGGAGGCGTGTGTGCGGGCCACGGGCTCGGACGCCGTGCTGCGGTGGACCGCCCCGGAGATCATTCTCGACGCGGGCATCCAGCCGTGGACCGAACTGCCCGTGTGGGTGCCGCCGGGCACCGACATGCACGACGCCCTGCACGCGGCGGACGTCTCACGGGCGGTGGCGACGGGGCTGTCCTGCCGTCCCGTCGAGGAGACCGTCGCCGACACCTGGGACTGGCTGCGGTCGATCGGCGGTACGGCACCCCAGCGTCCGGACCGCCCCCGCAAGAGCCTGGACCCGGAGGTGGAGGCGAAGGTGCTCGCGACGGCCACCGCTGGCGGATCGAGGTCCGGGGGTGTACCTGGCACCACCCCCTGA